The proteins below come from a single Pedobacter aquae genomic window:
- a CDS encoding NUDIX hydrolase, with protein MSIEKWETCSSEYIVKRPWATLRVDECKLPDGRIAKEYYVLEYPNWVNVVAITEDEKVIMVKQYRHSGDIISLEIPGGVIDGDENPADAAKRELLEETGYLFEDLELVSTIYPNPATSNNVTYCYLAKGGKKVQEQDLDEHEDIDIEFYSIDEVKQMLLNNEIPQALHVTGLMYAFLKMGVLS; from the coding sequence ATGAGTATAGAAAAATGGGAGACTTGCTCTTCTGAATATATTGTTAAGCGCCCTTGGGCAACTTTAAGGGTTGATGAATGCAAACTACCTGATGGCAGAATAGCTAAAGAATATTATGTTTTAGAATACCCTAATTGGGTTAATGTTGTGGCTATTACTGAGGATGAAAAGGTTATTATGGTGAAGCAATATCGCCATAGTGGTGATATTATTTCGTTAGAAATTCCGGGTGGGGTTATAGATGGGGATGAGAACCCTGCTGATGCTGCTAAAAGAGAACTTTTGGAAGAAACAGGCTATTTGTTTGAAGATTTAGAACTAGTTTCTACCATTTACCCAAACCCAGCTACTTCTAACAATGTTACTTATTGCTATTTGGCTAAAGGGGGTAAAAAAGTACAGGAACAGGATTTAGATGAACATGAAGATATTGATATTGAATTTTATAGTATTGATGAAGTAAAACAAATGCTTTTGAATAATGAAATCCCGCAAGCTTTACATGTTACGGGATTGATGTATGCTTTTTTGAAGATGGGGGTATTGAGTTAA
- a CDS encoding TPM domain-containing protein, whose amino-acid sequence MLLLILITLFTFSGFTQNFPAQPSTLVNDYTGTLSPEQINHLEQKLVAFDDSTSIQVTVVIIKSLDGYEVNDYAYQLGRAWGVGGKEKNTGVVLLASLGDRKITIQTGYGMEGALPDAITKRIIENEIKPNFKQERYFEGLDAATNAIIAYTKGEYKNDKPIKGKGRGFPIGLVILVIIVIIILGVSKGGGGNGGRSVIGGRGAADLVWWSMLAGMGRGGNSGWGGGSSGGFGGGGGGFGGFGGGSFGGGGSSGSW is encoded by the coding sequence ATACTTTTATTAATTCTGATTACTCTTTTTACTTTTTCGGGATTTACTCAAAATTTTCCAGCGCAGCCTAGTACTTTGGTAAATGACTATACAGGTACCTTATCACCAGAACAAATTAACCATTTAGAACAAAAACTTGTTGCCTTTGATGACTCTACATCTATACAGGTAACGGTGGTTATAATAAAATCTTTAGATGGATATGAGGTTAATGATTATGCTTACCAATTGGGCAGAGCTTGGGGTGTTGGTGGCAAAGAAAAAAACACTGGGGTTGTTTTATTAGCTTCTTTAGGAGATAGAAAAATAACTATACAAACTGGTTATGGCATGGAAGGCGCTTTGCCAGATGCTATAACTAAGAGGATTATTGAAAATGAAATTAAACCTAATTTTAAGCAAGAACGCTATTTTGAGGGCTTAGATGCTGCAACAAATGCTATTATTGCTTACACTAAAGGTGAGTATAAAAATGATAAACCGATAAAAGGTAAAGGACGTGGTTTCCCTATAGGCTTGGTGATATTGGTTATTATAGTCATTATTATTTTAGGCGTGAGTAAAGGTGGCGGAGGAAATGGCGGAAGAAGCGTGATTGGAGGAAGAGGTGCTGCTGATTTAGTTTGGTGGTCTATGTTGGCTGGTATGGGTAGAGGAGGAAATAGCGGTTGGGGCGGTGGCTCATCAGGTGGATTTGGTGGCGGAGGCGGCGGCTTCGGTGGATTTGGTGGTGGAAGTTTTGGTGGAGGCGGAAGTAGTGGTAGTTGGTAG
- a CDS encoding TPM domain-containing protein: MPQLSDKDQEKIKHSIEWAEKATSGEIRVCLEKNCAIDAYERAIACFFDLEMDKTRLKNGVLIYLAIEDHKFAIIGDSGINSLVPNNFWDSTKELMLEQFKNGDIAEGLSVGIIEAGKQLKKFFPYADNDTNELSDDIVFLK; this comes from the coding sequence ATGCCACAGTTATCTGATAAGGACCAAGAAAAAATTAAGCATTCTATAGAATGGGCAGAGAAAGCAACCTCTGGAGAAATAAGGGTTTGCTTAGAAAAAAATTGTGCTATAGATGCTTATGAAAGAGCTATTGCCTGTTTTTTTGATCTAGAAATGGATAAGACTAGACTTAAAAATGGAGTACTTATTTATTTAGCTATAGAGGATCATAAATTTGCCATTATTGGCGATAGCGGAATTAATAGCTTAGTGCCTAACAATTTTTGGGATAGCACTAAAGAGTTAATGCTTGAACAATTTAAAAATGGAGATATTGCCGAAGGTTTAAGTGTTGGGATTATTGAAGCAGGTAAACAACTGAAAAAGTTTTTTCCATATGCTGATAATGACACAAATGAGCTATCTGATGATATTGTTTTCTTGAAATAA
- a CDS encoding LemA family protein: protein MKKLLYGFLAVVIATSLSSCGYNSSVKLDEKVKAQWGEVENQYQRRADLIPNLVNTVKGVSNFEKETLTQVIEARAKATSVQIDPTKLTPETLQKFQASQGQLSQALGRLMVVSEQYPELKANQNFLELQAQLEGTENRITVARRDFNQAVQEYNTNIRTFPNNIFAGMFGFTAKGSFAAEAGADKAPEVKF from the coding sequence ATGAAAAAATTACTTTATGGATTTCTTGCAGTTGTTATTGCAACATCATTAAGTTCTTGCGGTTACAATAGTTCTGTTAAATTAGATGAAAAAGTTAAAGCGCAATGGGGTGAGGTTGAAAACCAGTACCAAAGAAGAGCAGACTTAATACCTAATTTGGTAAATACAGTAAAAGGAGTTTCTAATTTTGAAAAAGAAACACTTACGCAAGTGATTGAAGCTAGAGCAAAAGCTACTTCTGTACAAATTGACCCTACTAAATTAACACCAGAAACTTTACAGAAGTTTCAAGCTTCACAAGGACAGTTATCTCAAGCACTAGGAAGATTAATGGTTGTTTCTGAGCAATACCCTGAATTAAAAGCTAACCAAAACTTTTTAGAGTTACAGGCACAGCTTGAAGGGACAGAAAACAGAATTACTGTTGCCAGAAGAGATTTTAACCAAGCTGTACAAGAATACAACACCAATATTAGGACTTTCCCTAATAATATTTTTGCTGGTATGTTTGGTTTTACAGCAAAAGGAAGCTTTGCAGCAGAAGCTGGTGCTGATAAAGCACCAGAAGTAAAGTTCTAA
- a CDS encoding NAD(P)/FAD-dependent oxidoreductase: MKKEIEIVVLPDDIDNQDKILSLILNQASLKKADLSHFNIRKRSIDARGKQVVFRLKVELYIKETPSLTIQNIKYQNVSNAKPVIVVGAGPAGLFAALRLIELGLKPIVLERGKDVKQRRRDLADINKQGLVNPDSNYCYGEGGAGTYSDGKLYTRSNKRGDVNKMLQIFVDHGATNDILIDARPHIGTNKLPQIIVSIRETILNNGGEIHFNTKLTDLDYKGGKIRKVSTNHGEITTDSLVLATGHSARDIYYLLREKGILVEAKPFALGVRIEHPQQIIDSLQYHCDIRHPNLPPSYYSLVEQIENRGVFSFCMCPGGIIAPCATDHEEIVVNGWSPSKRNNPFANSGTVVQINIEDVKGAADDPFKMLNFQSEIEKLAFKIGGGDLKAPAQRMVDFVERKISNTLPDNSYLPGLTSSSLDDVLPPMVANRLRKALPVFGGKMFNRDKNVGYYTNEAVLVGVESRTSSPVRIPRDKETLQHPQVKGLFPCAEGAGYAGGIISAAIDGQACADAVFNFLK; the protein is encoded by the coding sequence ATGAAAAAGGAAATAGAAATTGTTGTCCTTCCGGATGATATTGATAATCAAGACAAAATTTTATCTCTGATTTTAAATCAGGCTTCTTTAAAAAAAGCCGATTTAAGCCATTTTAATATCAGAAAGCGCTCTATAGATGCTCGTGGAAAGCAAGTAGTATTTCGTTTAAAAGTAGAGCTATACATTAAAGAAACACCTTCTTTAACCATCCAAAATATAAAGTATCAAAATGTCAGTAACGCTAAACCTGTAATTGTGGTAGGTGCTGGTCCTGCTGGTTTATTCGCTGCATTAAGATTAATCGAACTCGGCTTAAAACCAATTGTTTTAGAAAGAGGAAAAGACGTTAAACAAAGACGTAGAGATCTCGCAGATATCAACAAACAAGGTTTAGTAAACCCCGATTCTAATTATTGTTATGGCGAAGGTGGAGCTGGAACTTATTCTGATGGTAAATTATATACGCGTTCTAACAAAAGAGGCGATGTTAATAAGATGTTGCAAATTTTTGTCGATCATGGCGCAACAAACGATATTTTGATAGATGCAAGACCGCATATCGGGACAAATAAGTTACCTCAAATTATAGTATCTATCAGAGAAACCATACTAAATAATGGAGGCGAAATTCATTTTAATACCAAACTAACAGATTTAGATTATAAAGGCGGGAAAATCAGAAAAGTATCTACCAATCATGGTGAAATCACTACCGATTCCCTTGTTCTAGCAACCGGGCATTCTGCCAGAGATATTTACTACCTACTTAGAGAAAAAGGTATTTTAGTGGAAGCCAAGCCTTTTGCTTTGGGAGTTCGTATAGAGCACCCTCAGCAAATCATAGATAGCTTGCAATACCACTGCGATATCAGACATCCTAATTTACCTCCTTCTTATTATAGTTTAGTAGAACAGATTGAAAATCGTGGTGTATTTTCTTTTTGTATGTGCCCAGGTGGTATTATTGCGCCTTGCGCTACTGATCATGAAGAAATTGTTGTTAACGGTTGGAGCCCTTCTAAAAGGAACAATCCTTTTGCAAATTCAGGCACCGTAGTACAAATCAATATAGAGGATGTAAAAGGTGCCGCTGACGATCCTTTCAAAATGCTTAATTTTCAATCAGAAATAGAAAAACTAGCATTTAAAATAGGAGGAGGAGATCTTAAAGCACCAGCACAAAGAATGGTTGATTTTGTTGAAAGGAAGATTTCTAATACTTTACCAGATAATTCATACCTACCAGGGCTAACGTCTTCAAGTTTAGACGATGTTTTACCACCAATGGTCGCCAATAGATTAAGAAAGGCACTTCCTGTTTTTGGGGGTAAAATGTTCAATAGAGATAAGAACGTAGGATATTATACTAACGAAGCAGTTTTAGTAGGGGTAGAGTCAAGAACATCATCTCCAGTAAGAATTCCAAGAGATAAGGAAACTTTACAGCATCCCCAGGTTAAAGGTCTTTTCCCTTGTGCCGAGGGTGCTGGTTATGCGGGTGGTATAATTTCTGCTGCAATAGATGGTCAGGCTTGCGCCGATGCAGTATTCAATTTCTTAAAATAA
- a CDS encoding CoA-binding protein, with protein MKKTLIVGATPNPSRYAYLAANKLVAHGHEIINVGIKSGEVAGQPIEKPEKIHTDIDTITMYVGAANQPDLYDYILKTNPKRIIFNPGSENPELEELALEKGIATEEACTLVLLSTNAY; from the coding sequence ATGAAAAAGACTTTAATCGTAGGTGCTACACCTAATCCTTCAAGATATGCCTACTTGGCCGCTAATAAATTGGTTGCTCATGGCCACGAAATTATAAACGTGGGCATCAAAAGTGGCGAAGTAGCCGGTCAGCCCATAGAAAAGCCCGAAAAAATTCATACTGATATCGATACAATTACAATGTATGTAGGTGCTGCAAATCAACCTGATTTATACGATTACATATTAAAAACAAATCCGAAACGTATTATTTTTAATCCTGGTTCAGAAAATCCCGAGCTGGAAGAGCTCGCTTTAGAGAAAGGAATTGCTACAGAAGAAGCTTGTACTTTAGTATTATTAAGTACTAACGCTTATTAA
- a CDS encoding acyl-ACP desaturase: protein MLELPVGSRKEVMTYLEPFMLNEMSEYLKPVEEMWQPADFLPDSSKETFFEEVKELQRNTKEISYDLLAVLIGDTITEEALPTYESWLTMVDDVSRNEQGGWMKWVRAWTAEENRHGDLLNKYLYLSGRVNMRMMEASTQYLIQDGFDIGTGNDPYRNFIYTSFQEMATNVSHRRVASLAKVAGDKLLSKMCGVIASDEARHAKAYKAFISKAFEVDASEVMIAFEDMMRKKIVMPAHFLREIGVKMGQTFGHFTDAAQRLGVYTALDYVDILKELIVDWKIEDATDLNEAGEKARDYLIRLPDRLLRIADRMKAPSLEYKFTWIL from the coding sequence ATGTTAGAATTACCAGTAGGATCAAGAAAAGAAGTAATGACATATTTAGAACCTTTCATGCTAAATGAAATGTCTGAATATTTGAAGCCTGTTGAAGAGATGTGGCAACCTGCAGACTTTTTACCAGACTCTAGCAAAGAGACTTTTTTTGAAGAAGTTAAAGAACTACAACGCAATACTAAAGAAATTTCTTACGATTTATTAGCTGTTTTAATTGGTGATACAATCACTGAAGAAGCATTACCAACATATGAATCATGGTTAACTATGGTTGATGATGTCTCTAGAAATGAACAAGGCGGTTGGATGAAATGGGTAAGAGCTTGGACAGCAGAAGAAAATAGACACGGAGATCTACTAAATAAATACCTCTATTTATCAGGTCGTGTTAACATGAGAATGATGGAAGCCTCTACTCAATACTTAATCCAAGACGGCTTTGATATAGGAACCGGAAATGACCCATATAGAAACTTTATCTATACATCTTTTCAAGAGATGGCTACTAACGTATCCCATAGAAGAGTAGCAAGCTTAGCTAAAGTAGCTGGAGATAAGTTGTTATCTAAAATGTGTGGAGTTATAGCCTCGGATGAAGCAAGACACGCTAAAGCTTACAAAGCATTTATCAGCAAAGCATTTGAAGTAGACGCTAGTGAAGTAATGATTGCTTTTGAAGATATGATGAGAAAGAAAATTGTTATGCCTGCACATTTTTTAAGAGAGATAGGTGTTAAAATGGGACAAACATTTGGTCATTTTACTGATGCTGCACAACGATTAGGAGTTTACACAGCTCTTGATTATGTTGATATTTTAAAAGAGCTAATTGTTGACTGGAAAATTGAAGATGCTACAGACTTAAACGAAGCCGGAGAAAAAGCTAGAGATTACCTAATAAGATTACCTGATAGACTTCTAAGAATCGCAGATAGAATGAAAGCTCCATCATTAGAATATAAATTCACCTGGATTTTATAA
- a CDS encoding aconitate hydratase, whose amino-acid sequence MAFDLDMIKKVYSNYGSKVDAARKVVGKPLTLTEKILYAHLWDGNASKAFKRGTDYVDFAPDRVAMQDATAQMALLQFMQAGRPQVAVPSTVHCDHLIQAEVGADKDLATANIQNKEVYDFLSSVSNKYGLGFWKPGAGIIHQVVLENYAFPGGMMIGTDSHTPNAGGLGMVAIGVGGADACDVMAGLAWELKFPKLIGIKLTGKLSGWTSAKDVILKVAGILTVKGGTGYIVEYFGEGARSLSATGKGTICNMGAEIGATTSIFGYDEKSEAYLRNTARADIADLANAVKEHLTGDDEVYNNPEQYFDQVIEINLSELEPHINGPFTPDLAWPISKFAAAVKENGWPAKLDVGLIGSCTNSSYEDISRAASLAQQAIDKNLIAKSEYTITPGSEQVRYTVDRDGFLDTFGKMGGVVLANACGPCIGQWARHGAEKQEKNSIITSFNRNFAKRADGNPNTHAFVASPEMVTALAIAGDLTFNPLTDTLTNEKGEQVKLDEPKGWELPAKGFAVEDAGYQAPAEDGSKVEVLVDPKSSRLQLLDPFKAWEGTDIKGLKLLIKAKGKCTTDHISMAGPWLKFRGHLDNISNNMLIGAINFFNDKADTVKNHLTGEYGPVPATQRAYKAAGIGSIVVGDENYGEGSSREHAAMEPRHLGVRAILVKSFARIHETNLKKQGMLALTFANPADYDKVQEDDLIDIIGLNEFAPGKSLQIVLNHANDTKDTFEVNHTYNEQQIEWFKAGGALNIIRKNMGA is encoded by the coding sequence ATGGCATTTGATTTAGACATGATCAAAAAGGTTTATAGCAATTACGGAAGCAAAGTTGATGCTGCCCGTAAAGTTGTAGGCAAACCTTTAACTTTAACAGAGAAAATTCTTTACGCTCACCTTTGGGACGGAAACGCTAGCAAAGCCTTCAAAAGAGGTACAGATTACGTTGATTTTGCACCTGACCGTGTGGCTATGCAAGATGCTACCGCACAAATGGCATTATTGCAATTTATGCAAGCAGGCAGACCACAAGTTGCGGTTCCTTCAACCGTTCATTGTGACCACTTAATACAAGCAGAAGTTGGTGCCGATAAAGATTTAGCAACTGCTAATATCCAAAATAAAGAAGTTTACGATTTCCTTTCTTCTGTTTCTAATAAATATGGTTTAGGATTTTGGAAACCAGGTGCTGGTATCATTCACCAAGTAGTTTTAGAAAACTATGCTTTCCCAGGCGGAATGATGATTGGTACAGATTCTCATACACCTAATGCTGGTGGTTTAGGAATGGTTGCTATTGGTGTTGGTGGTGCCGATGCTTGTGACGTAATGGCTGGTTTAGCTTGGGAGCTTAAATTCCCTAAACTAATTGGCATTAAATTAACTGGAAAACTATCAGGCTGGACTTCTGCTAAAGACGTTATTCTTAAAGTAGCGGGCATTTTAACAGTTAAAGGTGGTACAGGTTATATCGTTGAATATTTTGGAGAAGGCGCTCGTTCTTTATCTGCAACTGGTAAAGGCACTATCTGTAACATGGGTGCAGAAATTGGTGCAACAACTTCAATTTTTGGTTATGATGAAAAATCAGAAGCTTATTTAAGAAATACAGCTAGAGCTGATATCGCTGATTTAGCAAATGCAGTTAAAGAACATTTAACTGGTGATGACGAAGTTTATAATAATCCTGAGCAATATTTTGATCAAGTAATTGAAATCAATTTATCAGAATTAGAACCACATATCAATGGTCCTTTCACTCCTGATTTGGCTTGGCCTATTTCTAAATTCGCAGCAGCCGTTAAAGAAAACGGATGGCCAGCTAAATTAGACGTTGGTTTAATTGGCTCTTGTACAAACTCTTCTTACGAAGATATTTCAAGAGCAGCCTCTCTTGCTCAACAAGCTATTGATAAAAACTTAATTGCTAAATCAGAATATACAATCACTCCAGGTTCAGAACAAGTAAGATACACGGTAGACCGTGATGGCTTCTTAGATACATTCGGTAAAATGGGTGGTGTTGTTTTAGCAAATGCTTGTGGTCCATGCATTGGTCAATGGGCTCGTCATGGCGCAGAAAAACAAGAAAAGAACTCTATCATCACTTCTTTCAACCGTAACTTTGCAAAAAGAGCTGATGGTAACCCAAATACCCATGCTTTTGTTGCCTCTCCAGAAATGGTTACTGCGTTAGCAATTGCTGGTGATTTAACTTTTAACCCTTTAACTGATACTTTAACAAACGAAAAAGGTGAGCAAGTTAAACTTGATGAACCTAAAGGATGGGAATTACCAGCTAAAGGATTTGCAGTTGAAGACGCAGGCTATCAAGCTCCAGCAGAAGACGGAAGTAAAGTTGAAGTACTTGTAGATCCAAAATCATCAAGACTACAATTATTAGATCCTTTCAAAGCATGGGAAGGTACAGATATCAAAGGCTTAAAACTCTTAATTAAAGCTAAAGGAAAATGTACAACAGATCATATTTCAATGGCTGGTCCTTGGTTAAAATTCCGTGGTCACTTAGATAATATTTCTAATAATATGCTTATTGGCGCTATCAACTTCTTTAATGATAAAGCTGATACAGTAAAAAATCACTTAACAGGTGAATATGGTCCTGTTCCAGCTACACAAAGAGCTTACAAAGCTGCTGGCATTGGCTCTATAGTAGTTGGCGATGAAAACTATGGTGAAGGTTCTTCAAGAGAACACGCAGCTATGGAACCACGTCACCTAGGAGTGAGAGCTATATTGGTGAAATCCTTTGCTCGTATTCATGAAACTAACCTTAAAAAACAAGGTATGCTAGCTTTAACGTTTGCTAACCCTGCTGATTATGATAAAGTTCAAGAAGATGATTTAATTGATATCATCGGATTAAATGAATTCGCACCTGGAAAATCTCTTCAAATAGTATTAAATCATGCTAATGATACTAAAGATACATTTGAAGTAAACCATACTTATAATGAACAACAAATAGAATGGTTTAAAGCAGGTGGTGCATTAAATATCATCAGAAAAAATATGGGAGCTTAA